Within Pseudomonas paeninsulae, the genomic segment CGCGCTTTTGTAGGCGGCACCCCGGCGCGATATTCTTCGGCCGTCGGGCAGGCCGCCCATCGCTTGCCTGGCGCGTGGACATGCCCAAGACATGCAATGCATCTCTGTTTGTCGCCTCTGGCGTTTCTTCCGGCGGGCAGACCTGCGATTCTTGCGGGCACAGGTGCAGCGCACCATCAGGCCCGCGAGGTATCCATGAACATCAGCTGCAATTTCGACAGTGGCAATATCGAGGTGCTCGACGCCAGCAATCCGCAGCAGGTGCTGCTGGCCATGCGTCCTGATCTCAACAGCTATCACTTCCAGTGGTTCCACTTCAAAGTCGACGGCCTAACCCCGGGCCAGCGCTACGGCTTTAGCCTGACCAACGCGGGCGAGTCTGCCTACAGTCATGCCTGGACCGGCTACAACGCCGTTGCCTCTTACGACCATATCAACTGGTTCCGCGTGCCCAGCCGTTTCGAGGAGGGCGCGCTCAACTTCGCCATCGAGCCGAGCGAGGCGCAGGTCTGGTTCGCCTACTTCGAACCCTACAGCCGCGCGCGGCATGACGGACTGATCGAGCAGGCGCTGAACCAGGCCGGTGCCGAACTGTTCGCCAGTGGCAAGAGCATCGAGGGCCGCGATATCCCGTTGCTGCGGGTCAGCCGTAACCCACAGGCTCCGCGCAAGATCTGGATCATCGCCCAGCAGCATCCCGGCGAGCACATGGCCGAATGGTTCATGGAAGGCCTGATCGAGCGCCTGCAGAACCGCGACGACGCCGAACTGAATGCCCTGCTGCAACAGGCCGACCTCTATCTGGTACCGAACATGAACCCGGATGGCGCCTTCCGTGGCCACCTGCGTACCAATGCCGCCGGCAAGGACCTCAACCGCGCCTGGCAATCGGCCAGCGAGGCGGAGAGTCCCGAGGTGTTCTTTGTCCAGCAGCAGATGCGCAGCGTCGGCGTCGATCTGTTCCTCGACATCCATGGCGACGAGGAAATCCCCCATGTGTTCACCGCCGGCTGTGAAGGCAACCCCGGCTACAGTCCGCGCCTGGAAAAACTGGAGGAGGAATTCCGCAGCCGTCTGATCACCCTCGGCGCCGAGTTCCAGACCGCGTTCGGCTACAAGCGCGATGCCCCCGGCCAAGCCAATACCACCCTGGCCTGCAACGCGGTCGGCCTGGAGTTCGACTGCCTGTCCTTCACCATCGAAATGCCGTTCAAGGACCACGACGACAGTCCCAATCCGCTTACCGGCTGGGACGGCAAGCGCTCGATGCAGTTGGGCCAGGATGTGCTCAGTGTTGCGGCGGCTATGGTGGGGGCGTTGCGCTAGGCAAGACCTGTCTTGCTGGCGTCCGGCTGTGGCGTGGAGGCCAGCCGGTTGTCGGGTTGGTCCTCGGCGTGGACGACCAGCGAGCAGAGTCCACCTAGGTGTCTGACGCGGCATTGCTGGTCAGGGCAAGCTGGGGTTGCCGCGGCATCTGCGCGCAGCAAGCGATTGGCGTGAGCTAGCCCATTGCCAACCTGAGGCGAATGCGCCGAGTCAGACCCCACTCGCGATGAGCGCGGCGACGTACAGAGCAGTTGCCAGGAGGATGCCGCGGTAAGGCGTGCTGAACCAGTAGCGCTTGCCGAGGAAGGCGTAGCCACACAGCAGCACAAGCCCAACGCCCAAGAGGTATGGCGAGGCAAACAATAGGGGACCATGCACGAGAGCAAGGTAGGCATAGACCGAACCAAACAGCAGAGCACCGAAGCTATGGCTGGCATTGAAGCCAACCCAGGCCTTCCACATGCTTGTTTCGCGGGTGATCTTCGGTGAAATCTCATGCATGCGGGCCATCAGCACCTCGTCCCGCGGTTGCAAGGAGCTACCCGTGAATGTGAGCAGCAGATGCACCGCGCCCAGGGCGAAGATAACCAGCGCGCTCGCAGTAACCAGATACTGGGCCAGGGTAAGAGCTATTGATGACAAGGCGAACTCCTCAAAAGACCATCCAGCGGTTTACCTGAGCGGCTGCATGAGGCGGCAGGATGGAACAGGCCGGCTCTATGGCAAGCATGGGCTGTTGGTTCTGCATGCACAGGCATCAGCCATCGCTTGGCCGCTGGTTGGCGACCGCCACGGGCATTACTCAATGCTCAAGAACTCGATCCAGCGCACTCCAGGGGCAATCTCGTCGCGCAACTCCGGTTGGTAGGGCGGCTGCTCGGGGGTGTCTGACGGAGCGCTGAGGTAGTTGAGGTCAATTGCTTGCGGCATGCCCCGCAAGCCTTGTTCAGTAGGCTCCAGTTGGAGGTACAAACCATTCCACCGCTTGGCCTTTAGCGCCGAAAGCATCGAACCCAGCAGGGGCAGACCACGCATAAAGATCTGTCGCGCTACTTGGCAGTTGCCGCTTCGGCCAGGCCACTCAGGGCTTTACCAATGTTCTCGATCGCGGGGCACTGAGCAGTTGCATGACGCTGACCGAGGTAGGCCGGATCGTTGTAACCAAGCCAGACCTGAGCGTTGGCGTCTTCCCAGAACAGTGCCTTCAACGGCAGGTCGATTGCGACCGTTTGGGAGCACTCTATGAATGGCGTGCCAGCCTTTGGGCTGCCGAAGATGAGCAGCTCTGTCGGACGCAGCGATTTGCCAACCTTCGCCGCGCCGGCAGCGTGATCGATGCGCGCGAAAACGGTCAGGCCGCGCTGCTTGGCGAGCGCCTCAAATTTGTCGGCGGTGGTTTTGACTGAATACGGGCTCTTGACTTGGATTAGACCGTCCGCTGCTGCGCAGAGTGTTGAGATGCTCGCGAGCAGTACGGCGGCGACTACCTGCACTATTTTCATAATCGAGACTCCTTGGCGATACACGAAGGGTTCAGTATGACGCCAAACGATTGGCTCAGGGGCGGGCTTCAGTGAGCGCAGCGAGCGACTTGAGTCGCTTGTTATGCGGTGCAGGAGCTGAGTGCAACACGGTTATTGAATTGAGGCTGGAGCATCATGCTGCATTGTCATGGCCTTTTGCATTACTTCCCCAATAACTTCGATCGGGCATTTAAAGTCGAAGCGTTTACGGGGACGCATATTCATTTGCAAGGCAATGGCATCCAACGTTTCCTGGCTATGCACCGACAAGTCCGTTCCTTTGGGCAGGTACTGACGGATCAGGCCGTTGATGTTTTCGTTGCTGCCGCGCTGCCAGGGACTGTGTGGGTCGCAGAAGTAAATTGCCACCCCGGTCTGCTGGGTGATTTCAGCATGCCGCGCCATTTCTCGACCCTGGTCGTAGGTCATGCTCTTGCGCATCGCCAACGGCATGCCATTGAGCGCTGCACTGAAGCCCTCCATCGCCGAGGTTGCCGTCGCGTCATTCATCTTCACCAGCATCAGGTAGCCACTGGTGCGCTCCACCAACGTGCCTACAGACGAGGCGTTGGCCTTACCCTTGATCAGGTCGCCTTCCCAATGCCCCGGCATCAGCCGGTCTTCGATCTCCGGCGGGCGCACATGAATGCTGACCATCTCGGGGATCTGTCCGCGCCGATCCACGCCGCCAGAACGCGGTCTGCGCGTCGTCTTGCTTTGGCGCAGGCAGATGATCAGCTCCTTACGCAGCTCGCCGACCGGCAAGGCATAGATCGCGTTATAGATCGTCTCGCGACAGACGTAGGCATCTCTGAGGCTGGGAATGTTCATGCTGCGCAGCTTGCCGGCAATCTGCGCGGGAGACAAACGCTCACGCAGCATATGGGCCACCAACTCGAAGCGCTCGCTACCCGGCAACAGTTTTCGCATCGGTCGACAAACCTGACGGCGGTCCTGCATCTGCTGCTGGGCCAAGCGGGCCGAGTAGCCGCCACAGGCATCTCGATTGCGGCGCAGCTCACGGCTGATGGTCGAAGGGGATCGGGTGATTAAGCAGGCAATCTTGCGCAGGCTGAAGCCTTGGGCACGACCGATTTGAATGGTGGCGCGCTCTTCAACGCTGAGTTCTGAATAAGACATAGGGGCAGCACCGTACCGGAAAGGTCAGGTGTTGCACTCAGTTTTTGCCGCCGCCCGTTTTCATCGCTATCGTCACCCTCTCGAGATGGGGGCGGCTGAAGTAGAGGCTTTCCTATCTGATCTCGCGGTAGGCAGAAATGTGTCCGCTTCCACGCAGAATCAGGCGTTGGCTGCTCTGTTGTTTCTCTACAAGCAGGTGTTCAAGCTGGATCTGCCGTGGCTCGGGGAAATCGTCCGGGCGAAGAAGCCTGTGCGTTTACCAGTGGTGCTAAGCATCGCCGAGGTTCGTCAGGTGTTGGCAGGGCTCAAGGGCGAGCTTTGGCTGGTTGGCAGTCTGCTGTAAGGCTCGGGCATGTGCTTGATGGAGGTTATGCGCTTGCGGGTCAAGGATGTGGACTTTACCCGCGGCGAGATTCTGGTACGTGATGGCAAAGGCCAGAAGGACTGCGGTTATGCCCGCCAAGCATCGAGGCGATGCCTGGGTGCGCGATAGGCGCGTCACCGATCCCTTTGACAGTCGGCTGGGTTTCATCCGCGAATAGCCAGGAGCGTAGGGCGGATGACGCTTACCCATCCACCAACAACGATGGTCGATAGCAAAGACGTCACCGACCTATCCGGATCGGTCCATCCAGGTATCTCGAATGCCTGGTGGCTTGTACGGTTCGGATCCGCAGGCGTGAGTCCTCCCTGTGGGAGGCCCGTCCTCAAGGCGAAGCCTTTGTCTGTACCGCAACCGCACAACCCGGCAGCCCTGCAGGCTGCATTCGCCGCGGGGCGCGCCTTCTACAGGTAGTCGGGATGCAAGCGGGGTAGGAGAGGGCGTTTCGAATTTCCCGGATTGCACCCGGGCTAGCGGGAGCGCAGGCTGCGGATTGCGCCGCAGCCTGCGCTGGCCAGGGCCTTAGCCGCGATAGTAGCGCTGCGGCACGAACGGGGTCTTGGCGACTTTCATCGGCACGCGCTTGCCGCGCACCATGGCCCAGACTTCGCTGTCCACGGCGATGTGGCTGCTCTGCACATAACCCATGGCCACTGGTGCCGCGAGGGTCGGGCCGAAGCCGCCGCTGCTGACCGAACCGATTACGTTGCCATCGGCATCAACGATTTCCGCGCCTTCACGCACCGGCACGCGCTCCTGCGGCAGCAGGCCGACGCGCTTGTTGGCGACGCCTTGTTGCTGCTGGGCGAAGATCCGCTCGGCGCCGGGGAAGCCACCGGCGCGCGCGCCATCGGCGCGGCGCGTCTTGGAGATAGCCCACAACAGGCTGGCTTCGATCGGCGTGGTGCTGGTGCTCATGTCGTGGCCGTACAGGCACAGGCCGGCTTCCAGGCGCAGTGAGTCGCGCGCGCCGAGGCCGATGGCCGCGACTTCCGGCTCGGCCAGCAGGCTGCGCGCCAGGGTTTCGGCGTGGTCGGCCGGCACCGAGATTTCATAGCCGTCTTCGCCGGTGTAACCGGAGCGGCTGACGAAGCAGTCGACGCCGAGCAGGCGCACCGGGGCGAACTGCATGAAAGTCATCTTCGCCACTTCCGGGGCCAGGCGCGCCAGCACGTCGACCGCCTTCGGGCCTTGCAGGGCGAGCAGGGCGCGGTCGAAGCAGGGTTCGATCTGGCACTGGCTGGCGATCTGCAGTTGCAGGTGCATCAGGTCCTGGTGCTTGCAGCCGGCGTTGACCACCAGGAACAGGGTGTCGTCGCCCAGGTTGGCGACCATCAGGTCGTCGAGAATGCAGCCCTGCTCATCGGTGAACATGGCGTAGCGCTGCATGCCCACTGGCAGGTCGATGATGTCGACCGGCACCAGGCTTTCCAGGGCTTTTGCCGCATTCGGGCCACGCAGGATGATCTGGCCCATGTGCGAGACGTCGAACAGGCCGGCCGCTTCACGGGTGTGCAGGTGTTCTTTCATCACGCCGAGGGGGTATTGCACCGGCATGTCGTAGCCGGCGAAGGGCACCATGCGTGCGCCCAGTTCCAGGTGCAGGGCGTGTAGCGGGGTTTTCGCCAGGGTTTCGCTGGTCATGCGGTTACTCCAAGTCTAAAAAATAGCTGCGATCTGTAGGCGCGGGGCATGCCCACGATGCTTTGTGTGAAGGCTTTTCGCGGGCATGGCCCGCTCCTACGGGATTGATGAGGGGCATCAGCATTCGATGATGTTCACCGCCAGGCCGCCGCGCGAGGTTTCCTTGTATTTGCTCTTCATGTCGGCACCGGTCTGGCGCATGGTGCGGATGACCTTGTCGAGCGAGACGAAGTGCTGACCGTCACCACGCAGGGCAATACGTGCGGCGTTGATCGCCTTGACCGAGCCCATGGCGTTGCGTTCGATGCAGGGCACTTGAACCAGGCCGCCGATCGGATCGCAGGTCAGGCCGAGGTTGTGTTCCATGCCGATTTCGGCGGCGTTCTCGACCTGCGCCACGCTGCCGCCGAGCACTTCGCACAGGGCGCCGGCGGCCATCGAACAGGCCACGCCGACCTCACCCTGGCAGCCGACTTCGGCGCCGGAGATCGAGGCGTTCTCCTTATAGAGGATGCCGATGGCGGCGGCGGTGAGCAGGAAGCGCACCACTGCGTCGTCGTTGGCGCCGGGGATGAAGCGCGTGTAGTAGTGCAACACCGCCGGCACGATGCCGGCCGCGCCGTTGGTTGGGGCGGTGACCACGCGGCCGCCGCTGGCGTTTTCCTCGTTCACTGCCAGGGCGTAGAGGTTGACCCAGTCGAGCACGCTGAGCGAGTCGCGCAGGGCGGCTTCCGGGTGCTGGCACAGTTGCCGGTACAGGGCGGCGGCACGGCGCTTGACCTTGAGCCCGCCGGGCATGATGCCTTCGTTGCGACAGCCGGCGGTGACGCAGTCCTGCATCACCTGCCAGATTTCCAGCAGGCGTGCGCGGGTCTCGGCTTCCGGGCGCCAGGCCGCTTCGTTGGCCAGCATCACCTGGCTGATCGACAGTTTGTGTTCGGCGCAGTGGGTGAGCAATTGCTTGCCGGTAGTGAAGGGGTAGGCCAGGGCGGTTTGGTCTTCGACGATACGGTCGGCGCCGGCGGCATCGTCATCGACCACAAAACCGCCACCCACCGAGTAGTACTCGCGCGAACGGATCTGCAGGCCGGCGGCGTCGAAGGCGCGGAAGATCATGCCGTTGGGGTGGAACTCCAGCGGTTTGCGGATCATCGCCAGGTGTTCTTTCTCGACGAAGCGGATCGGTTTTTCGCCGAGCAGTTGCAGTTCGCCGGTTTTGCGCAAGGTCTCCAGGCGCTCGGCAATGCTGTCGATGTCGACGGTATCCGGCTGGTCGCCTTGCAGGCCGAGAATCACCGCCTTGTCGCTGCCGTGGCCTTTGCCGGTGGCGCCGAGCGAGCCGTACAGCTCGACTCTTACCGATTCGGTGCTCGCCAGCAGATCGTCGCGGCGCAAGCCTTCGGCGAAGCGAGCGGCGGCGCGCATCGGCCCGACCGTGTGCGAACTGGACGGGCCAATGCCGATTTTGAATAGATCGAAAACGCTAAGTGACATGCTGATCTCCGGCTTCTGGTCAGGCCGCGGTACGGTTTGTCTGTAGGAGCGGGCCATGCCCACGACTATCGCGGGCATGGCCCGCTCCTACAGTCGGCACTGAACCAGTGCGTTGCTTATGCAGAGTAGACCGGGAAAGACGCGCAAAGGTCGGTGACCTGACCACGAACCCGTTCGATCACGCTGGGGTTGTCCAACTCGGCGAGGATGTCGCAGATCCAGCCGGCCAGCTCGCGGCACTCGCCTTCCTTAAAGCCGCGGGTGGTCACTGCCGGGGTGCCGATGCGCAGGCCGGAGGTGACGAACGGCGATTGTGGGTCATTCGGCACCGCGTTCTTGTTTACCGTGATATGCGCGGTGCCCAGCGCCGCGTCGGCGGCCTTGCCGGTCAAGCCCTGCTTGATCAGGCTGAGCAGGAACAGGTGGTTGTCGGTGCCCCCGGAAACCACGTCATAGCCGCGGCCGATGAACACTTCGGCCATGGCTTGGGCGTTCTTGATCACCTGCGCCTGGTAGTCCTTGAAGCTCGGTTCCAGCGCTTCCTTGAAGCACACGGCCTTGGCGGCGATCACATGCATCAGCGGGCCGCCCTGGGCGCCAGGGAAGACTGCTGAGTTGAGCTTCTTCTCGATCTCGGGATTGCTCTTGGCCAGGATCAGGCCGCCACGCGGACCGCGCAGGGTCTTGTGGGTGGTGGTGGTGACCACGTCGGCGTAAGGCAGCGGGTTGGGGTACAGGCCGGCGGCAACCAGGCCGGCGACGTGGGCCATGTCGACGAACAGCAGGGCACCGACCTTGTCGGCGATGGCGCGGAAGCGCGGGAAATCCAGGGTCTTGGAGTAAGCGGAGAAGCCGGCGACGATCATCTTCGGCTGGCACTCGACGGCCAGGCGCTCGACTTCGTCGTAGTCGATCAGGCCTTCGCTATTGATGCCGTATTGCACGGCGTTGTACAGCTTGCCGGAGGAGCTGACCTTGGCGCCGTGGGTCAGGTGGCCGCCGTGGGCCAGGCTCATGCCAAGCAGGGTGTCGCCGGCCTGCAGCAGGGCCAGGTATACCGCGCTGTTGGCCGAGGAGCCGGAGTGCGGCTGGACGTTGGCGTAGTCGGCGCCGAACAGTTGCTTGGCCCGATCGATGGCCAGCTGTTCGACCACATCGACGTGCTCGCAGCCGCCGTAGTAGCGCTTGCCCGGGTAGCCTTCGGCGTACTTGTTGGTCAGGCCGGTGCCCTGGGCCTGCATCACCGCCGGGCTGGTGTAGTTTTCCGAGGCGATCAGCTCGATATGGTCTTCCTGGCGGCGCTCTTCCGCCGTTATGGCTTCGGCCAGGGCCGGGTCGTAGCTGTTCAGGGTCAGGCTTTTATGGAACATCGGGATCAATCCTGTACTAAGGGCGCGACCGCCTAGCGGTCGCGCCGAGAGGGGTATGGTTTAGCGTTGCGCCGGTGCGTCGCCGGTGACACGGCCGTCGCGGGCGAAATATTCCTTGGTCAGCTTGACCACCACCGGGCTGAGCAGCAGCAGCGACAGCAGGTTGGGCAGCGCCATCAGACCGTTGAGGGTGTCGGCGACCAGCCAGGCGAAGTCCAGCTGGGCGACGGCGCCGAACGGCACGGCCAGCACCCAGACGATGCGGAACGGCAGGATCGACTTGGTGCCGACCAGGTACTCCCAGCACTTCTCGCCGTAGTAGCTCCAGCCGAGGATGGTGGTGAAGGCGAAGACCACCAGGGCAATGCTGAGGATCGCTCCGCCGAAACCGGGCATGGCCGATTCGAAGGCCGCCGCCGACAGGCCGGCACCGCTGGCGCCGCTGGTCCAGACACCCGAGGAGATGATCGCCAGACCGGTCAGGGTGCAGATGACCAGGGTGTCGATAAAGGTCCCGAGCATGCCGATCAGACCCGAGCGTACCGAGCTGTGGGTGGTGCCGGCGGCCTGGGCGATACCGGCGGTGCCGAGGCCCGCCTCGTTGGAGAAGATGCCGCGCGCTACGCCGAAGCGAATCGCCGCCATCACTGCTGCACCGGCGAAGCCACCAGTGGCGGCGGTCGGGGTGAAGGCATGGGTGAAGATCAGCTCGAAGGCGCCCGGAATGGCGTCGACATTAACGATCAGGACCACGATGGCGGCGGCGACATAGATCACGCACATGGCCGGCACCAGCGTCGCGGCGACTTTACCGATACGCTTGATACCGCCGAGGATCACCAGGCCGACGAAGACCATGGCCACCAGGCCGGTGACCCAGGACGGTATGCCGAAGGTGTCCGTCAGGGCATGGGCCATGCTGTTGACCTGGACCATGTTGCCGATGCCGAAGCCGGCGAAACCGCCGAAGATGGCGAAGGCGGTGCCGAGCCACAGCCACTTCTTGCCCAGGCCGTTTTTGATCGCGTACATCGGCCCGCCGACGTGCTCCTTGCGCCCATCGGTCTCGCGGTAATGCACCGCCAGGACCACTTCACAGTATTTGGTGGCCATGCCAACCAGGGCCGTGCACCACATCCAGAACAGCGCGCCTGGGCCGCCGAGGAAGATAGCGGTCGCGACGCCGGCGATATTACCGGTACCGACGGTCGCCGCCAGGCAGGTCATCAGCGCCTGGAACGGGCTGATTTCGCCGCTGGCTTCGTCGTCTTTCTTGCGCCCTTGCCACAACAGGCGAAAGCCCGCGCCTATCTTCGCCAGAGGCATGAATTTCAGACGCAGCATGAGGAACAGACCGGTGCCGAGGATTGCCACCAGCATCGGTGGACCCCAGACCAGTCCGTTGATTTGATTGGTTAGGTTGTTGATGAATTCCATCTGGAGCACCTCTTTATTGTTGTAAGTGCGCGGGTTGACCCGCGTCAGATAAGGGCTGGTGCGCGCGTGTAGCGCGAAGGAAAAACCTGTAGAGGGTTATGCTGAATCCGCGTGAATGGTGAACTGTGTTCCTGGCCTGCGCGGTGAACGCCATGAGCGCCGACACAGGGCGCGCACCGCGCAGGTCAAAAACGCCTGGCCCTCTCTCTCGCCGAGAGAGAGGGCGTTATTGCTTAGGCCTCCTGATAGGCTTCGATTGACGGGCAGGCGCAGACCAGGTTGCGGTCGCCGAACACGTTGTCGACCCGGCCGACGGGCGGCCAGTATTTGGCTTCGACCAGCGAGGCCAGCGGGTACACCGCCTGTTCGCGGCTGTAGCTGTGGGTCCACTCGCCGGCCAACTCGGCCGCGGTGTGCGGCGCGTTCTTCAGCGGGCTGCTGTCGGCCGTCACCTCACCACGCTCCACCGCGCGGATTTCCTCGCGGATGGCGATCATGGCGTCGCAGAAACGATCCAGCTCTTCCTTGGCTTCGCTCTCGGTCGGCTCGACCATCAGGGTACCGGCCACCGGGAAGGACATGGTCGGGGCGTGGAAGCCGAAGTCGATCAGGCGCTTGGCCACATCGTCGACGCTGATGCCGCTGATGTCCTTGAGCGGACGCAAATCCAAGATGCACTCATGCGCCACCAGGCTGTTGCTGCCGGTGTAGAGCACTGGGTAGTGCTCTTCCAGGCGGCGGGCGATGTAGTTGGCGTTGAGAATCGCCAGCTGCGAGGCGCGCTTGAGGCCTTCGCCACCCATCATGGTGATGTACATCCAGGTGATCGGCAGGATGCTGGCGCTGCCGAACGGTGCGGCGCTGACCGCACCTTCCTTGCGTGCCATGTTGGCGTGGCCGGGCAGGAAGGGGATCAGGTGCGCCTTGACGCCGATCGGGCCGACGCCCGGACCGCCGCCACCGTGGGGGATGCAGAAAGTCTTGTGCAAGTTCAGGTGCGAAACGTCGCCGCCGAACTGGCCCGGGGCGCAGAGGCCGACCATGGCGTTCATGTTGGCGCCGTCGATGTACACCTGGCCGCCGTTGTCGTGAACGATCTGGGCGATCTCGCGGATGCCTTCCTCGAACACACCGTGGGTGGACGGGTAGGTGATCATCAGCGCGGCCAGACGATCCTTGTGCTCGATGGCCTTGGCGCGCAGGTCTTCGATGTCGACGTTGCCCAGGCTGTCGCAGCTGGTCACCACCACGCGCATGCCGGCCATGCTGGCGGTTGCCGGGTTGGTGCCGTGGGCCGATTGCGGGATCAGGCAGATGTCGCGCTGCTCGTCGCCGCGGCTGCGGTGATAGGCGCGGATCGCCAGCAGGCCGGCGTACTCGCCCTGGGAGCCGGCGTTCGGCTGCAGCGACATGCCGTCGTAGCCGGTGGCGGCGCAGAGCATGGCCTCCAGCTCAGTGGTCAGCTGGGTGTAACCCTGGCTCTGCTCGGCCGGGGCGAAGGGGTGCAGGTTGCCGAACTCGCCCCAGGTCACCGGAATCATCTCGCTGGCGGCGTTGAGCTTCATGGTGCAGGAACCCAGCGGAATCATGCTGCGATCCAGCGCCAGGTCCTTGTCGGCCAGCTTGCGCAGGTAGCGCATCAGCTCGGTTTCCGAGTGATAGCGATTGAATACCGGGTGGGCGAGGATGGCCGACTGACGCAGCAGGCCTTGCGGCAGGCGCGCGGCGACACTGGACGCCAGCTCGGCGAAGACCGGCAGGTTCTGGTCGTCGGCGAATACCGCCCAGAGCGCAGCGACGCCGGCCGGGGTGGTGGTCTCGTCGAGGGACAGACCGAGGCGCTCGGCGTCGATCTCGCGCAGGTTGATCCCGGCGGCGCGGGCCTTGGCATGCAGCGCGGCGGTTTTGCTGCCGGTGGCCAGGGTCAGGGTGTCGAAGAAGCTGGTCTGCTCGACGCCGTAGCCCAGCTGGGTCAGGCCCTGGGCGAGGATCGCGGTCAGCTGGTGCACGCGCTTGGCGATGCGGGTCAGGCCCTGCGGACCGTGGTACACGGCATACATGCTGGCGATGTTGGCCAGCAGCACCTGGGCGGTGCAGATGTTGCTGGTGGCCTTCTCGCGGCGGATGTGCTGCTCACGGGTCTGCATAGCCAGGCGCAGGGCCGGCTTGCCGAAACGGTCGACCGAAACACCGACCAGGCGGCCCGGCATGTCGCGCTTGAAGGCATCGCGGGTGGCGAAGTAGGCGGCGTGCGGGCCACCGAAACCCAGCGGCACACCGAAACGCTGGGCGCTGCCCAGGGCTACGTCGGCGCCGAATTCGCCCGGCGGGGTGAGCAGGGTCAGGGCCAGCAGATCGGCGGCCACGGCCACCAGGGCTTTGGCGGCGTGGAAGCGCTCGACCAGCTCGCGGTAGTCGAAGATGTCGCCGTTGCTCGCCGGGTACTGCAGCAGGGCGCCGAAGTA encodes:
- a CDS encoding LIC_13387 family protein, with amino-acid sequence MSSIALTLAQYLVTASALVIFALGAVHLLLTFTGSSLQPRDEVLMARMHEISPKITRETSMWKAWVGFNASHSFGALLFGSVYAYLALVHGPLLFASPYLLGVGLVLLCGYAFLGKRYWFSTPYRGILLATALYVAALIASGV
- a CDS encoding phage integrase N-terminal SAM-like domain-containing protein, with protein sequence MLHSVFAAARFHRYRHPLEMGAAEVEAFLSDLAVGRNVSASTQNQALAALLFLYKQVFKLDLPWLGEIVRAKKPVRLPVVLSIAEVRQVLAGLKGELWLVGSLL
- a CDS encoding DUF302 domain-containing protein, with product MKIVQVVAAVLLASISTLCAAADGLIQVKSPYSVKTTADKFEALAKQRGLTVFARIDHAAGAAKVGKSLRPTELLIFGSPKAGTPFIECSQTVAIDLPLKALFWEDANAQVWLGYNDPAYLGQRHATAQCPAIENIGKALSGLAEAATAK
- the glyA gene encoding serine hydroxymethyltransferase yields the protein MFHKSLTLNSYDPALAEAITAEERRQEDHIELIASENYTSPAVMQAQGTGLTNKYAEGYPGKRYYGGCEHVDVVEQLAIDRAKQLFGADYANVQPHSGSSANSAVYLALLQAGDTLLGMSLAHGGHLTHGAKVSSSGKLYNAVQYGINSEGLIDYDEVERLAVECQPKMIVAGFSAYSKTLDFPRFRAIADKVGALLFVDMAHVAGLVAAGLYPNPLPYADVVTTTTHKTLRGPRGGLILAKSNPEIEKKLNSAVFPGAQGGPLMHVIAAKAVCFKEALEPSFKDYQAQVIKNAQAMAEVFIGRGYDVVSGGTDNHLFLLSLIKQGLTGKAADAALGTAHITVNKNAVPNDPQSPFVTSGLRIGTPAVTTRGFKEGECRELAGWICDILAELDNPSVIERVRGQVTDLCASFPVYSA
- a CDS encoding IS30 family transposase, with the protein product MSYSELSVEERATIQIGRAQGFSLRKIACLITRSPSTISRELRRNRDACGGYSARLAQQQMQDRRQVCRPMRKLLPGSERFELVAHMLRERLSPAQIAGKLRSMNIPSLRDAYVCRETIYNAIYALPVGELRKELIICLRQSKTTRRPRSGGVDRRGQIPEMVSIHVRPPEIEDRLMPGHWEGDLIKGKANASSVGTLVERTSGYLMLVKMNDATATSAMEGFSAALNGMPLAMRKSMTYDQGREMARHAEITQQTGVAIYFCDPHSPWQRGSNENINGLIRQYLPKGTDLSVHSQETLDAIALQMNMRPRKRFDFKCPIEVIGEVMQKAMTMQHDAPASIQ
- a CDS encoding M14 family metallopeptidase, which gives rise to MNISCNFDSGNIEVLDASNPQQVLLAMRPDLNSYHFQWFHFKVDGLTPGQRYGFSLTNAGESAYSHAWTGYNAVASYDHINWFRVPSRFEEGALNFAIEPSEAQVWFAYFEPYSRARHDGLIEQALNQAGAELFASGKSIEGRDIPLLRVSRNPQAPRKIWIIAQQHPGEHMAEWFMEGLIERLQNRDDAELNALLQQADLYLVPNMNPDGAFRGHLRTNAAGKDLNRAWQSASEAESPEVFFVQQQMRSVGVDLFLDIHGDEEIPHVFTAGCEGNPGYSPRLEKLEEEFRSRLITLGAEFQTAFGYKRDAPGQANTTLACNAVGLEFDCLSFTIEMPFKDHDDSPNPLTGWDGKRSMQLGQDVLSVAAAMVGALR
- the gcvT gene encoding glycine cleavage system aminomethyltransferase GcvT, with product MTSETLAKTPLHALHLELGARMVPFAGYDMPVQYPLGVMKEHLHTREAAGLFDVSHMGQIILRGPNAAKALESLVPVDIIDLPVGMQRYAMFTDEQGCILDDLMVANLGDDTLFLVVNAGCKHQDLMHLQLQIASQCQIEPCFDRALLALQGPKAVDVLARLAPEVAKMTFMQFAPVRLLGVDCFVSRSGYTGEDGYEISVPADHAETLARSLLAEPEVAAIGLGARDSLRLEAGLCLYGHDMSTSTTPIEASLLWAISKTRRADGARAGGFPGAERIFAQQQQGVANKRVGLLPQERVPVREGAEIVDADGNVIGSVSSGGFGPTLAAPVAMGYVQSSHIAVDSEVWAMVRGKRVPMKVAKTPFVPQRYYRG
- a CDS encoding L-serine ammonia-lyase, producing MSLSVFDLFKIGIGPSSSHTVGPMRAAARFAEGLRRDDLLASTESVRVELYGSLGATGKGHGSDKAVILGLQGDQPDTVDIDSIAERLETLRKTGELQLLGEKPIRFVEKEHLAMIRKPLEFHPNGMIFRAFDAAGLQIRSREYYSVGGGFVVDDDAAGADRIVEDQTALAYPFTTGKQLLTHCAEHKLSISQVMLANEAAWRPEAETRARLLEIWQVMQDCVTAGCRNEGIMPGGLKVKRRAAALYRQLCQHPEAALRDSLSVLDWVNLYALAVNEENASGGRVVTAPTNGAAGIVPAVLHYYTRFIPGANDDAVVRFLLTAAAIGILYKENASISGAEVGCQGEVGVACSMAAGALCEVLGGSVAQVENAAEIGMEHNLGLTCDPIGGLVQVPCIERNAMGSVKAINAARIALRGDGQHFVSLDKVIRTMRQTGADMKSKYKETSRGGLAVNIIEC